In Pyrus communis chromosome 11, drPyrComm1.1, whole genome shotgun sequence, the sequence GCTTCCTCTCCGTCCGTCCTCCTCCCCCTCGTCTCATCGCCTGCCACGTGTCTCCAGTAGCAGTGCTCCCTTGGCCGTCTGCTTCAGCACCACAAGTACCAGCAGCACTACCTTCTCTCTCACTAAGCGCTAGCTCAACTCCGCCGCCGCTAACCTGCGCCCTCCACTGCCCTCACTTCGAATCGTAACTCTCAGCTCAAATCccttataatttattttctcatattgtttgatttaatttgaatttaatGTATAATCAGGTGCTCCGGGTGTACGCACGAGTCCAATCTCCTCCGTCCGGTCATCGTCGACGAGGCGACGGAGTTCTTCAAGACAGTTGGAGTCTCAGATTTCACTTTTGACAGTTGCAAAATTGGTATTACTTTACTACTTTCGTCCCATAAATTCGTAAAGTTTAggcccttttttttaatttttaaatttaagtaaaAAGAATGATCTTTCTGgtattaattagggttttgatccTGCTATTATTTGGGTTTGTTGTTAGTGGGGATGGCGGTCCCAATCCTAATGACTTTATATTTGATCTTTTAATCCTTGGATTAAtgttaaatttatatttttagtttaatttgaattttcttttctgtttttgcaGCTCATCATCCAAAGAGGTATGAAGTTATTGCTATGGTATTTTTTGAATCAGATTATTACGGAATTTCAAAATTATGGGAGTTATATGACTTCATCTGCTGTTCAGCCTGTTCTCcattaagataaaaaaaaaaaatgtcatctcCGTGGCTCTCTCTACacaatattttcaaaattaCACTGAGAATGAGACGCTGCCCCTCTGCAGCTGCTGCTTTTGTGCGTGAAGAGCACCAGGAAAGAATCAGAAAACCACAAATTCTGAGGAGTAGGAATTCAAAGCCCTGAAAACGACGACTTACAGAGGAGATTTGGTTTCCTATCTTCTCCGATTAGGAGGAAAACCAGAAGATGAGGGCATTAATATTGCAAGGGAAAACACGATCGTcttttgcttttgatttttttgccaaaattaGTAATTTATTTGTTGTGGTATATCAAAACTGCCATTGGACCTAATGAGCCCGGCCCATTAGGTACTACACCCTAATGCTCAATCATGAAAAATGATCCCGACCAAAGATTTGATGATGGCCTTTTATGGGAAAATCATTTTCCCAGTTGCTTCTTACCTTGGAGATGTCACTTTTATGTTTCATTGTACATATTCTTTTGGGTCAACAATCCAAAGGCAATTGGCCCTCTCATCACGTATGATTATCATATTAACTAGTTATAATACATAAAAGATAACATCATCAACAATTTTTACCTTTGTTTATGTCTTTGTGTCTTCATTCTCTTGTTTATGTCTTTGTGTCTTCGTTCTCTTGTTTATGTCACTTaatttttattactttattgaatgcaaatgcaaatgctaaaaaaagacaaaagatTGAAAGGTAGAAAATGACATTGTGAATATTATTTCCCATATATTAGAGAAAAACAATTTGAAGATTGGGAGGTCCCAAAGCTACAAATTAGTATATAAGCTACTTACATTGGTTTTAGTGTTACCGGTTACAACCGATTCGGTGGAGAAAGCGTTTTCACCCATTTGTCCGACAATTCCTGACTTCGCCACTGCCAATGAGCTCTTATTTGATACGTATGTACCATTATCGTTGCATCCGATGTCAATAAAACAAGTTATGTGAACAAAACTTAcacatgtttttatgtatttgccACGAAACGAAACAATAACAGCATACCCCAGGTAATACAAATACTCCTAGACACACTAAGGGTCGAGACCATTGACTTGGAAGTCCAGCGACTGTGAAAGGCCAGCCACAGACAATCGGCCGGCTGCCCATTTTCCACGAAGACTCATTCTCCTTAGAAAAAATGACATTGTTATACTTTTTCACACTTTAAATATTGCAGATATCTTGAGAACTGCAAAGCATATCTCATTGCATGCTCACATAAGAAGTATGGTTCCCATAAGTGCTTCCATCCAACTTTTTTCACTTATTATACTGTCAGGTTTCCTCTTCtttgaaaccactaaacttgGTTCCTGCAGTGCTGATCGTAACGTGGGATGCAAGGAAACTGAGAGGAAAGCCCTTCTTGAGCTCAAAGCCGGTCTCACAGATCCTTCAGGCCGGCTTTCGTCTTGGGTGGGAGAAGATTGCTGCAATTGGAGCGGTGTAGGCTGCAACAACGTAACTGGACGTGTGACCATGCTCAATCTACGCAACGAATTTTCAGACGGCGAGGATGGGACATTGCTTGCATTTGGCGGTGAGATCAACCATTCTTTGCTTGTTTTGAAAGATTTGATTCACTTGGATTTGAGCATGAATAACTTTGAAGGTGTTCGAATTCCAAACTTCATCGGATCACTAGAGAAATTGGAATACCTCAATCTCTCTAGTGCATCTTTTGGCGAAGTCATTCCCCAAAGTTTTGGAAACCTTTCGAGATTGCTTTCTCTAGACCTCAGCTATTATCTTTTTGAACCGATAGCGAATGATCTTCGATGGCTTCCAACTCTTTATTCCTTAAAGTACCTAAACCTCGGAGGAGTAGACCTTAGCAAGGCTAAACCACGTTGGCTTCCCACTGTCAATATGCTACCTTCGCTCGTTGAATTGCATATGTCCTCTTGCAGACTTTCCGTTCTTCCTCTCACCCTTCCTTCCATGAATTTCGCATCCCTTTTGATTCTCGATCTCTCAAACAATGATTTCAACTCCACATTACCTCCCTGGTTGTTCAATCTGACTAAACTAGTCACCCTTGAAATGCACTCAACCAATCTCCACGGAGCACTTCCAGAAACATTTGGTAGTTTGACATCTCTTCGGACGCTTGATTTGTCGGACAACTCAAACATTGTAGGACCGTTGCCAAGAAGCTTGGGAATGCTATGCAACTTGCAGACGGTGAATCTTCCCACCAACAAATTTACTGGCGAGATTACTGATTTCGTTGATAGTTTGTCTACATGCAGAAACAGCAGCTTAGAGAGGCTGGATTTAGGATATAACTACCTGACAGGAAATCTGCCGGATTCTTTGGGAAATCTTAAAACCTTAAGAATCCTCAAATTGTGGTTTAATTCATTTCAGGGCTCAATCCCAAAATCTATTGGCAAGCTGAAATCTTTGGAGGAGTTCTACAtttcaaataatcaaatgaGTGGGAGCATCCCTGAAGGTCTTGGGCAGCTCTCGTCGCTGACTGCACTAGATATCTCGGAAAACACATGGGAAGGTTCGATTACCGAAGCTCATTTCATGAAACTTGGAAGCCTTACAGATGTTTCAATATATAACAATAACCCAAACATTTCCTTAGTTTTCGACATTAGTTCCGATTGGATACCTCCCTTTAAGCTGAGATACTTGAACATTAGGTCATGCCAACTAGGTCCTAAATTTCCTACATGGCTCAGAAATCAGACTGAGTTGGTCACTCTGGTACTCAACAATGCTAGGATTTCGGATACCATACCGGAGTGGTTTTGGCAGTTGGATTTCCAATTAGATAAACTAGATGTCGCTTATAATCAGCTAAGCGGCAGGGTGCCTAACTCATTACGATTTATCAGTCCTGGCACCGTTGATTTGAGTACAAACCGCTTTGAGGGCCCCCTCCCACTCTGGTCATCAAACATTACCATGTTGTATCTTAGAGATAATCTGTTTTCTGGGCCAATTCCTCGTGACATTAGTGAAGTAATGCCCTCTCTAACGGATCTAGACATTTCTCAGAACTCTTTGAATGGAAGCATTCCCCTGTCCATGGGTAATCTAAGCCAATTATCAACCATGGTTATCTCAAATAACCTGTTGTCTGGTGAGATTCCTAACTTTTGGGACAGTATACCATCATTGTACATCCTAGATGTGTCGAATAACAGTCTTTCAGGTTCAATCCCACCATCCTTAACTTCTCTAACTATACTGAGATTCTTGATACTCTCTAGCAACCACCTTTCAGGCAAACTTCCTTCCATGAAAAACTTCACTGACATGAGGAGTCTTGATCTTGGTGAGAACAATTTCTCTGGAGCTATTCCAGCTTCCATTGGAGAAAGCATGCCCTCTTTGTTGATTTTGCGTCTGAGGCTCAACTGGTTTAGCGGAAGCATCCCTTCGCAGTTATGTGGTCTTTCCAATCTCCACATATTGGACCTCTCACACAACAATATCTCCGGAAATGTTCCCCGCTGCATAGGTAACTTAACTGGCTTCAGATCCATTCTCACAAATAAGGATACAGAAGATTATCTTTACCAGGGAAAATTAAAGGTATTGGCAAAAGGAAAGTTCCTCGAATATAACTCCATCCTTTACCTTTTCAATAGTGTTGATCTCTCGGACAACAACTTGTCAGGAGAGATGCCTGTGGGGCTAACAAGCCTTACAAGGTTAGGCACCTTGAATCTGTCCATGAATCATTTGACAGGAAATATCCCAGCGAAGATCGAAGACTTGAAGCAGATAGAAACTCTGGACCTATCGAGCAACAAACTTTCGGGTCCAATTCCACAGAGCATggtttttttaacatttttgaaTCATCTCAACTTGTCATACAACAACTTGTCCGGGAAAATCCCAACAAGCAACCAGTTTGGAACCTTCATTGATCTATCCATTTATGAAGGCAATGCCGGTCTTTGCGGACATCCATTACCAACCGATTGCCAAGGCGACAAGGAAACACCTCCGGTTCCAAGTGCAGATGGGGAGGATGATGACAGTAAGTCTGATAGGCTATGGTTCATCTTCATCGTGGTGATAGGTTTCTGTTTCGGGTTCTGGGGAGTTTTCGGGACTTTGGCCGTCAAGAAGTCTTGGAGATATGCCTACTTTTGCTTCGTTGACAAGGTGAAGTATGCTGTGCTTGATTTTTTCTCAGCCATTGCTACTTATCTGCAGAAAAGATCATAGATTTTAGAAGAAGCTGTCAACTGTGAAAGCTTATTTAAGCAAATAAAGATGTTtaatattttccttttcctttatgAATTTGTAAGCGTGGTTTCAATGTCCTTTATGTTTTGCTTGTAAGTCAAGACACATATTCTACAATATTACTCTACAAATCTCTATTTGTATCTTAAATTATTGCGGTGCTTCCACTTTGatccttcaattttaatttattttaaagtgacTTTCGTTACAAAAATTAACAGAATAACACGTGATCACTTTCTAAAAGATATTTTGATAGCTTgtgtacttgataaaaatgccCTTAATATGTTAGAATTTGACCACTTTTGTCTAAGAGTAGGCCTTTATGCTAGAAAACGAACAAAATTAACCAAACCCAGATTTGGTTGATTCAAAGAACGAATCCACACGTTATGGACTAATTTGCTACAAAAAAACGTTTGACGACCAATATTGAACAACCACTAAAACTCCGGGAAAATTTTGTAATTAGCGGCTTTTCCAGTTTTGTTACCGTTGAGATCTTCCTACCAAAATCCTTCATCAACATTGCTTTGTCTATTATCTGTTACCGCCACAGAGCAGCGGCGGAACAACTTGCCCCTCTACTTCCTCTCCGTCCGTCCTCCTCGCCCTCGTCTCATCACCTGCAACGCGTCCCCAGTCGCAGTGCGCCCTTAGCCTTAGCCGTCTGCTTCAGCACCGCCACAAGTACCAGCTGCACtaccttctctctctcactaagcGCTAGATCAACTCCGCCGCCACTAACCTGCACCTTCCACTGCCCTCACTTCGAATCGTAACTCTCAGCTGAAATcccttttaatttattttctcgtattattgttcgatttaatttgaatttaattttctgCTGGGTGTATAATCAGGTGCTCCGGGTGTACGCACGAGTCCAATCTCCACCGTCCTGTTATCGTCGATGAGGCGACGGAGTTCTTCAAGACAGTTGGAGTCTCAGATTTCACTTTTGACAGTCGCAAAATTGGTATTACTTTACTACTTTTCCCCCAATAAATTCGTAAAGTTTAggcctttttaaaaaaaaaacttaagtaAAAAGAATTATCTTTCTGgtattaattagggttttgatccTGATATTATTTGGGTTTGGTGTTAATGGGGATGGCGGTCCCAATCCTAATGACTTTATATTTGATCTTTTAATCCTTGGATTAgtgttaaattttatatttttagtttaatttaaattttcttttctgtttttgcaGCTCATCATCCAAAGAGGTATGTAGTTATTGCTATGATATTTTATGAATCAGATTAATTATTCTCTGCTCTCTGATCGTTCCATCCCGTCTTGCTTTACTTTGATTGTTACCATGTCTTCCCCTACCTAATTAGGGATTAATGTTTCAACAGGATTGCAAGGATTTGTTGTCTAGCAAGGCATGGCACTTGGAAAAAGCCCTTGGCTATAATTTAATTCCTGGAACCCTGAGGTGTTTttcagtttcttttcttttgactcccGTCTTGTTACGTTAATTGGATTGAAATTCaggattgtttatttttttgatatATTATCAAGATTCCTTCAAACACTACCTTCGTTCTGGTTCTTATCCAGGCATGCTTCTAAAAATATCCAAGCTGTTTGATTCATAGTATatattatactttaaatttgGTGTTTGTTCATTTCCCATGATTGCGGCATTGAGGTTTTAGCCGTGTAAGAAAAATAGAAcgggaagaaagaagaagaaacgcTTGTAAACAATTCTGAAACTAGGATTTTGCAGTGACTTTCAGTGATGACcgcttgaaatttttttggggTTATTAGAAGAAGACGAGTGGGAGAATCTAGTAGAGAGACTGTAACAAAACCAATTCTTCTGTGTTGTCTGCCCTTTTGTAGAAAGGGATTTTGTTCACCGTCGGCTGAAACATGTGTAAAATGAATAGCtacaaatgaatgaaattgCACTCTGTTGTATATCTACCTAGCTCCTTTTGAATTGGatgaaaagaataaataattGAATAGGAAACTTCAAAAGATAAGAGTGCATTGTCTTCCATCAGGAAAGCGTTGGTTGAGGCGAAGACATTTTCAGTTCCCCTTCTCTCTGCCTGCAGATTTTGCGAGATGTGGAAAGGCATTCAAAATGTTGTAGGCTATTAAATCCTGCCTGGTTAAGATCCCAACCACTGGAGGCACCTACAAATGGAGCAAACGTCGAGGTTAGTGATTTGGCCTTTACAAAAACTATAGTGTACCATATTGAATAACTATGCTCAATGGACAGAATAAATATGCTTGTGCGGAAGTAGACTGTAACTCTCGTTAACAAGTGCATGGTGTTTTGTAAAATGAGAATGGTTGATAAACTCACCCGAGATGCTTCATAATTTGGCACAACGAGCAAATGGCGAAGTCCCACTTGCCTGAAAAGCACCATAGCTTTTGCCACTGACATGCCTTCCATCACTGTGTATGGTGTTCtattggtgagtggatgcagaTCTACATACATCTCCATTTCATCACTTTTCACAGCCACCTCCTCGATCTTCCCTTCCCTCTCGGCCAACTCAACCGAGGTAAATTTCTCTCTAACTTCCCACTCCTCTGTTCTTTTCTCTCTTAGGAACCATTTCTTTTTCAGCACCTGAAGAAGGTGAGCTCGAAGAATTAGTCCATGTACTTCTGTTGCCCCAACAGCCAATCCCATTGGTGGCACCACTCCTTCATCTACAACAGGGAAACCATTGTGTGTGGTGTTTCTCAGGACCTCCACAATACGATCCACCTTTTCAATTCCACGGAGTGTTACTACTGGTGGCTTGGCGTCAGCGAGCTCACCTACAGTCAGATTTCTCATCCATGGTTCTGGATGTGCCTCCAAGAAAGGCAAACCCTTTAAGTGCAGTATAATCTCATAGATGCTCGGATTGAAACTGTCTCCAACTGTTTTGGCAATTAGAAGGACAAGCATTGTTATGGGTAGTAAGAGGAGGTTGTTGGTGAGCTCAAGAAATATGACACATAACGAAACAGTCATCCTCATTGACCCTGCCATTAGGGAAGCTGCACCAAGAACAGCAAAAAGCCCTTGGTCAATGCTCGTATATGATTGCATGGCAATTCCAAGCAGACGGCCATAAGCTGAGCCCATAAGGATGATGGGGAGGAACAGTCCAGACGGCACAGCAATTCCAAAGGTAAACAATCCTAAGATGCAATATAATACGAAGAAGATAAGGAGGGATAAAGGATGATACTCAGCAGAAGTGTTTGTCGAAAAGATGTTTCGAACTGCATCATCATTAGTGGCAAGGAGAAGAGTAGCTAGGTCATTGTAGTGGCCATCTGGGCAGTTGAACTTTTTGTAGTTTCCAGATCCTTCATTGGTGGGACAGGCAGACTCCGAAAGAGAGGAGTCACAGGGTGTGCATTCGACAAGGAAAGGGAGACCGTATAGGCATCCAGAAGTAAAGAGTGATACAGTGAGACTGAGGAGGAGCTTGTGAACTTTCCCCTTCCTGCCAGAAGAGTAAATCAAGAAGTAATTAGTATCGAATTGACATCGTGTTGTGTCAGTTTTCGCATTTGGTTTAGGGTTGCTTACTGATTTATGAGGTTGTATAGTCTGAGAATCTTGTGGAGAAGATAGTTGTACAGGCTTCCCAAAACTCCACCAATAATGCCAATTAAAGCTACGGGGATGATATCCCACGCATTGTACGTCACAGTAACAGTGCTTACGTCGAACATGATAAGCCCTCCTTTCCCGAAAAGCCCACATTCCCCAGAATTGCATATTTCGATAAAAGCCCtaagcaccaccaccacaataGCTGTGCTGAAGAAAGTTCTCCAGAGAAGAGCACTCCTCCACCATGTCGCCACCTCTTCAAGGGAAAACAGTACACCACCCACAGGAGCTCGGAAAGCTGCACATACCCCAGAGGCAGCGCCACAGGTAATGAGATCTCGGTGGTCACGGTCATTATTGAAGTAGCGGAGCCAACGCCATTTAATACGGTAATTGTCAGGTCCCCCTTGACCTAATAACGAAGCAATGCAGCTTCCAATGTGCACAAGAGGTCCTTCTTTTCCAAGATCTAGGCCTGCAGAAACAGCCCCAATGCTTCCGAATATCTGCAGGATGAAAGTTTTTCGTGCCACTTAGCTTAATAAATTATGACATACTTTCCTAAGAGTAATCTGATAGAGAAGAAACAATGTTCGATTTGCAAAAGAAAATCCACCTTGACAATCATTGTTGTCGCACCAAACATATTCGGTGTGTCAACTCCGTTGAGATACGCTTTGATTTCAGGTATACCGGGTCCAGCTGCAGTCGGAGCAAAACACACGCAGAGAACAGAAGCAATTGCGGTCAGTAGAAGATTGGCCCCAGCTATAAAGATGAACCCCATCAGGTACCTACACCACACAATTCCCATATTGTTTATGCAATCACAGGCATTTCAATGGACTATATATGATATCTGGATTGTAGTAGCTGAATACAACATTGAAAGTTCGGGAGAAATACAGAGGAATACAACAAACCTCTCTTTCTCTATGAAACTAACGGCGGCAAGAAGCTTGTAGCCGGCAATATTCTCAACAGCGAGGTTAATGAGGGTGGCAATTATACCAGTTAGGAGTCCAACAAGGCAGGCAAGGATCCATTTCAAAAATATATACTGCAAGACTTGGACTTTGGATCTGCTTCTCCAATCATGCTTGAACAGATCGTTCTCGTTGATCCTGCATCAAACCAACTTCAATTCAATGTGATGAAGATCAACACAATAAGGATTCAGGTGTTTCTTTTCGATGAAACTAGAAATGGATCGTTTAAAGTCGTTACTCGTAGTCCAAGCTCTCGATATGGGAGACTTTGGCTCCGACCATAGCCAGTGGAGTGGAAGAAAGTGTTCGGCTTCTCTTGAGGAGTGGTTGCTGGAGAGAAATGCTCTCTGGATCTCTTTCTTCCGCACCGGTTTCTTGCATGGTTTGCGGAATCGCAGCTTCTGCATGGTGGTTCGAGTGTTCCGCCATCGAGCTCGTGGAAGCTGCAGAGTGAGAGAAACAGAAACAGAAAGCTCACAATCTCTCTGTCTGAAGTGGTACAGCTACTCTTATTGGCTACGAATGTTATGTTGGCCAGAAGCTGAGAACGACCGGTATCAGGCCATCTGTATTatcttaggaaaactaattaaaaatgtttCAAAACTGTGATTCtaacgaaaataacaaaataaagggtaaagtgaatagtatcaggattgactttttaatgtaaaaatacgattttttgttaaagtatacagtaccgagagtttttcgttaaagttctcaatAATTAAATATACAAGACATTTGTTCGATTTTTGTACGTACATGCCAACATTGGCAATGTGGGATTGGACgtttggaaatgaatgatttgagACAATCTCATAATTTTCTATCAATTGTGTTGTCAATGATAATCCATATGATCATCATCCTCTTGCATGTTGGTTAATGATGAACACGTATTGCATATTGGCTTCGTAATAGTTTTAGGGTGGAACTTTAACTTAACTTTTAGTATCAGAGCAAGTTGTTTACGTATAAATTTTAACGGCCACATATGCTCTACGTCACTCAATTTGTGTTGTTTATGTGTTTAGTTTGAAAACTCCTCTCATGTGAGGCGCGTGCTAAGAATGAATTGCACGTTGATGGAGATGAGACCTTATATATGCTTATGagatattaataatttttcggGTTGATATCGAccctattaattttaaatacatgATAGCTACGCATTACACATGACTTATCTTCTAGGTGAAGTatgataattaatttacatatgTATCATCCATATCCTGATCTGAAACTGCTCGAATCTGCATCCAGTAAGATCGACAAAAAATGTGTGATCCCCATGGGCAGTTTACACGTGTCAAAATATGACCCCCCAGATCGCACAGATAAACGGTAGATTTCAAATGTGACCTTTGGGGTGTTTGAAAAGGCAGTTTATACGTTTCaattattagttttcctattaaaATATGGGATTTGGATTTTGTAGAGTTGGTTGTCGAACCGCATTCgaatttggaatttggttttCTTCATGTTTGAATTCGATGAAAATGGACCGGCAGCAATGTTGCGGGGATACGCAAGTTGACACGCGTAGTAATCCAACTTTATTCGTCTTCATGAAAAGAAGACGGATAAAGTTATGACCAACATTGTATCTTAATTCAATAATTTAAGGTTATGAGGTcgtaaacatatattttgaactATGATGCAATGTTGGCGTCAATATAAAAGTTCTATAGTACATTGCTTTTTTAGATGCTAGATATTCCGCACAATTTCATATATTGGATTTAGCTACAATACTTATACATAATTAATAGAATCAATATCTAGTCGGTTAGATAGTGATTTCAttaaatacatttatttatatgaattatatctatatatataatgattgtattaaatatataAGTATTGTATTTATATCAAATGACCAATTAAGATCCACAATGGCTCGTGGACGGAGGCCCAATTAGGATTTTGTTAATATAGTGTAATTGCGGTCAAAAATTCAACAACCTGTGGCTGTAGTTTAGTGGTAAGAATTCCACGTTGTGGCCGTGGAGACCTGGGCTCGAATCCCAGCAGCCACACAactaagttttcattttttgtataTAAAATAGTTCAGCCACACCactaagtttttattttttgtatataaaATAGTTCAAGTATAAACTCTTCAAGTACGATAGAGAAGTCCACTCAAACCCTAACTTATAATACTCAAGGTTATCCACTTTGCAAGAATCAGGAAAAAAACGTCTATTGTACACAAGCTGTGTATTATAATACATAattacacatacatatatatacatatatatatatatatatgtgtgtgtgtgtaaaattCCATACGAAGTTCAACATTCTGCTTTTAATAATTGAAGAATGGCAAACCGAATCATCAAGCCCCTTAATCTCCCAAATGTTGgagaaggaaaaacaaaaacttttagcccatttatttttatgtaatgagcatcataatatatatgcacacacacacacacacacacacacacatatattatacgATGCTGATCACATAATGGTGCATTGGGTATCCAGATCATAAAACGGGTGGACCTGCATTGGCGGAGGAGGCTGCGGAAATCTAATCGCTGGCACAGTTGCCCGTGTATAGTAGTAATTAGGGTAGTGCTGAGGATGATGATGGTAGGGAATCGTTGTTTCATAGCTTCCATTGTGCCCATAATATCCGTAATCATGATTATTATG encodes:
- the LOC137708511 gene encoding chloride channel protein CLC-b-like, whose protein sequence is MAEHSNHHAEAAIPQTMQETGAEERDPESISLQQPLLKRSRTLSSTPLAMVGAKVSHIESLDYEINENDLFKHDWRSRSKVQVLQYIFLKWILACLVGLLTGIIATLINLAVENIAGYKLLAAVSFIEKERYLMGFIFIAGANLLLTAIASVLCVCFAPTAAGPGIPEIKAYLNGVDTPNMFGATTMIVKIFGSIGAVSAGLDLGKEGPLVHIGSCIASLLGQGGPDNYRIKWRWLRYFNNDRDHRDLITCGAASGVCAAFRAPVGGVLFSLEEVATWWRSALLWRTFFSTAIVVVVLRAFIEICNSGECGLFGKGGLIMFDVSTVTVTYNAWDIIPVALIGIIGGVLGSLYNYLLHKILRLYNLINQKGKVHKLLLSLTVSLFTSGCLYGLPFLVECTPCDSSLSESACPTNEGSGNYKKFNCPDGHYNDLATLLLATNDDAVRNIFSTNTSAEYHPLSLLIFFVLYCILGLFTFGIAVPSGLFLPIILMGSAYGRLLGIAMQSYTSIDQGLFAVLGAASLMAGSMRMTVSLCVIFLELTNNLLLLPITMLVLLIAKTVGDSFNPSIYEIILHLKGLPFLEAHPEPWMRNLTVGELADAKPPVVTLRGIEKVDRIVEVLRNTTHNGFPVVDEGVVPPMGLAVGATEVHGLILRAHLLQVLKKKWFLREKRTEEWEVREKFTSVELAEREGKIEEVAVKSDEMEMYVDLHPLTNRTPYTVMEGMSVAKAMVLFRQVGLRHLLVVPNYEASRVPPVVGILTRQDLIAYNILNAFPHLAKSAGREKGN
- the LOC137709306 gene encoding receptor-like protein EIX2 is translated as MPLSFLSVRPPPPRLIACHVSPVAVLPWPSASAPQVPAALPSLSLSASSTPPPLTCALHCPHFESCSGCTHESNLLRPVIVDEATEFFKTVGVSDFTFDSCKIAHHPKRYEVIAMVFFESDYYGISKLWELYDFICYILRTAKHISLHAHIRSMVPISASIQLFSLIILSGFLFFETTKLGSCSADRNVGCKETERKALLELKAGLTDPSGRLSSWVGEDCCNWSGVGCNNVTGRVTMLNLRNEFSDGEDGTLLAFGGEINHSLLVLKDLIHLDLSMNNFEGVRIPNFIGSLEKLEYLNLSSASFGEVIPQSFGNLSRLLSLDLSYYLFEPIANDLRWLPTLYSLKYLNLGGVDLSKAKPRWLPTVNMLPSLVELHMSSCRLSVLPLTLPSMNFASLLILDLSNNDFNSTLPPWLFNLTKLVTLEMHSTNLHGALPETFGSLTSLRTLDLSDNSNIVGPLPRSLGMLCNLQTVNLPTNKFTGEITDFVDSLSTCRNSSLERLDLGYNYLTGNLPDSLGNLKTLRILKLWFNSFQGSIPKSIGKLKSLEEFYISNNQMSGSIPEGLGQLSSLTALDISENTWEGSITEAHFMKLGSLTDVSIYNNNPNISLVFDISSDWIPPFKLRYLNIRSCQLGPKFPTWLRNQTELVTLVLNNARISDTIPEWFWQLDFQLDKLDVAYNQLSGRVPNSLRFISPGTVDLSTNRFEGPLPLWSSNITMLYLRDNLFSGPIPRDISEVMPSLTDLDISQNSLNGSIPLSMGNLSQLSTMVISNNLLSGEIPNFWDSIPSLYILDVSNNSLSGSIPPSLTSLTILRFLILSSNHLSGKLPSMKNFTDMRSLDLGENNFSGAIPASIGESMPSLLILRLRLNWFSGSIPSQLCGLSNLHILDLSHNNISGNVPRCIGNLTGFRSILTNKDTEDYLYQGKLKVLAKGKFLEYNSILYLFNSVDLSDNNLSGEMPVGLTSLTRLGTLNLSMNHLTGNIPAKIEDLKQIETLDLSSNKLSGPIPQSMVFLTFLNHLNLSYNNLSGKIPTSNQFGTFIDLSIYEGNAGLCGHPLPTDCQGDKETPPVPSADGEDDDSKSDRLWFIFIVVIGFCFGFWGVFGTLAVKKSWRYAYFCFVDKVKYAVLDFFSAIATYLQKRS